The Pseudoalteromonas sp. N1230-9 genome segment ATACCAAAAAGCTTGCGCCACTCATTTGCATAAGTCCCACTAATGCCGACGCTGTTCCAGCTTGTTTTGGGAATAAACTTAGCGCTCGCCCAGCAGATGAGCCGAGTGTTAGCGCATAGCCAAAGGCGGCAATGAACATAGGAAACATTAAAGCTAAGGCTGAGCGTTGTTGGCTAAGAGCAAGCATAATACACCCAGATAACACTAATAAAATAAGTCCAGCTTTTAAAGCACGTTTGGGCTGTCTTTTTATATAGATGGGCATAATAAAGCTGGCAAGAATGCTCAGAGCGGCATTACAGGTAAACCAAAATGTGAAGTCAGCTACACTGCCATCAAGTTCAGTGATTAGCCAACCTGGTGCGAGGGTCACAAAAACTAAAATAGCCGACATAGTGACTAAACAAATTAAGCTATGAAATAAAAATAGCGGTGTAGAAATAATTGGTACAAAGCGTCTTAGGTCGAGAATATGGCCACTGTAAACACTATCTGATGGGCGTGTTTCTTTGAAGAGTAATAAAACGATACACAAGCTGACAAGCGCAAATCCAGCCATAAATAAAAAGTTCATTCGCCAACCAAATTGCACGGTTAACCATGCGCCTAGAATAGGGGCGAGGGCAGGAATAAAGCACACTATACCATTTAAGTAAGTAATGATCTGACCGCTACGTTCGCTACCAAATTTATCTCTGACTATTGCAAAAGCGACGACAAAAGTTGCGCATGCTCCTAAGCCTTGTAATGCTCTTGCGATCATTAATGTGGTAAAGTCTGGAGCCAAATAGGCCCCGAATGCAGCTAGACCATAAATCATAACACCGGTAATGGCCACAGGTTTACGGCCAAACTTATCGGCAAGTGGCCCCGCAATTAGCTGACCAAGACCCACAGTTAGCATAAAAATAGCCACTGTTTGCTGAAGCTGCTTTTCTGATGCATTGAGTTGTTCAGCAATGGTAGGGAATGCTGGAAGATAAATATCAATACCTAGAGGGCAAAAAACGACCAATAGGCCAAGGATGAATAATAAACTCAGATTTCTGTGCTGTGACTGCATTAGCTCTCCTTTAAAGCAATATTTTATGTGCCCGTTAAAGAAAAGAAAAGCGTTGATATCTATTTATCTGAGGTACATACGTAGTCATTAAGGAAAAGGAGATTTGCTAACATAAAATTTCCATTTCGCTATCTGGTCTGATGTGTTAATTTTTTCACTTACATCATAAAAATAATGG includes the following:
- a CDS encoding multidrug effflux MFS transporter; amino-acid sequence: MQSQHRNLSLLFILGLLVVFCPLGIDIYLPAFPTIAEQLNASEKQLQQTVAIFMLTVGLGQLIAGPLADKFGRKPVAITGVMIYGLAAFGAYLAPDFTTLMIARALQGLGACATFVVAFAIVRDKFGSERSGQIITYLNGIVCFIPALAPILGAWLTVQFGWRMNFLFMAGFALVSLCIVLLLFKETRPSDSVYSGHILDLRRFVPIISTPLFLFHSLICLVTMSAILVFVTLAPGWLITELDGSVADFTFWFTCNAALSILASFIMPIYIKRQPKRALKAGLILLVLSGCIMLALSQQRSALALMFPMFIAAFGYALTLGSSAGRALSLFPKQAGTASALVGLMQMSGASFLVFLTQLLDLATPVLIGVHFLMLIPFAYLLFKYKRLS